In Cicer arietinum cultivar CDC Frontier isolate Library 1 chromosome 7, Cicar.CDCFrontier_v2.0, whole genome shotgun sequence, a single window of DNA contains:
- the LOC101513843 gene encoding cell wall / vacuolar inhibitor of fructosidase 1-like, translated as MTLRSSINHRSKEDIAGFARLTLEIVNANASITLDRIQKGYYVQTKDKEQKEAMKDCLASYNMIVNVHLKEALNAMNKGDYKIVKQRAYAAGIQAETCDNKFKNSTMKPLKDTNRYVQNLCAIAMSIINKLLLPNQPTSTY; from the coding sequence ATGACATTAAGATCATCAATTAACCATAGATCCAAAGAAGACATTGCTGGATTTGCTCGTCTTACCCTTGAAATTGTCAATGCTAACGCTTCAATAACATTGGACCGCATACAAAAGGGTTATTACGTGCAAACTAAGgataaagaacaaaaagaagctATGAAAGATTGTCTTGCATCATACAACATGATAGTTAATGTACATTTGAAAGAAGCTCTAAATGCTATGAACAAAGGTGATTATAAGATTGTTAAACAAAGAGCTTATGCGGCTGGTATACAAGCTGAGACATGTGATAATAAATTCAAGAACTCAACTATGAAGCCTTTAAAGGATACTAACCGATATGTGCAAAATCTATGTGCTATTGCTATGTCGATTATTAACAAATTGCTTTTGCCAAATCAACCAACTTCAACTTATTAG
- the LOC101498541 gene encoding uncharacterized protein → MGKMYTKKQTDGHGPRREHTEKKQVDGHGPRREHMDKQENEMDIRTIMKDVENFSYSHMSWKERKKFEDRKVVSLGGKPQKNQRLPLSVARPMMKKQKQREEKMLQERMILGRFGGKIGGSSKKTVGKHKAEDRGLKLSEGRFKNGILDVKHLLKTTPHGGMNTSNAGKRNGGGGNWKHDKKGAASKKHH, encoded by the exons ATGGGAAAGATGTACACGAAGAAACAAACTGACGGACATGGACCACGAAGAGAACATACTGAGAAGAAACAAGTTGATGGACATGGACCTCGGAGAGAACATATGGATAAGCAGGAAAACGAAATGGACATACGGACCATTATGAAAGACGTTGAAAACTTca GCTACTCGCATATGTCATGGAAAGAGCGCAAAAAGTTTGAAGATAGGAAGGTTGTCTCCCTTGGTGGGAAG CCTCAAAAGAATCAGAGATTACCTTTAAGTGTGGCACGGCCAATGATGAAGAAACAAAAGCAGAGAGAGGAAAAAATGCTTCAAGag CGTATGATTCTAGGACGATTTGGCGGAAAGATTGGTGGTAGCAGTAAAAAAACAGTTGGAAAACACAAGGCTGAGGACAGGGGTTTGAAGTTAAGTGAAGGTCGTTTTAAAAATGGTATACTTGATGTGAAGCATTTATTGAAAACAACGCCCCATGGAGGAATGAATACGTCTAATGCAGGAAAAAGAAATGGAGGAGGAGGCAACTGGAAACATGATAAAAAGGGTGCTGCTAGTAAGAAGCACCATTGA
- the LOC101497891 gene encoding peroxidase 40: MAMQLVTLLFIVILNITSTFATTLNEAYGDDIGCPLGTGIYQYTCPEAEAIIFSWVEQAVSEDPRMAASLLRLHFHDCFVNGCDASVLLDDTEDFVGEKTAAPNLNSLRGFEVINEIKSELELVCPQTVSCADILATAARDSVLLSGGPTWDVQMGRKDSITASKKVANNNIPGPNSTVDVLVAKFENVGLTLQDMVALSGAHTIGKARCSTFSSRLQSSSISDGSFVNADFVASLQQLCSGQDNSNQIAHLDLVTPATFDNQYYINLLSGEGLLPSDQTLVNGNDQTRQIVETYVENPFIFFEDFKNSMLKLGGLGSVTQSNGQIRRDCGAVN; encoded by the exons ATGGCTATGCAGTTAGTAACATTATTGTTTATTGTGATACTCAATATTACTTCAACATTTGCAACCACATTGAATGAAGCCTATGGTGATGATATTGGATGTCCATTAGGGACAGGCATTTACCAATACACTTGCCCTGAAGCAGAGGCCATTATATTCTCTTGGGTGGAACAAGCTGTCTCTGAAGACCCAAGAATGGCAGCTTCATTGCTAAGGCTTCATTTCCATGATTGTTTTGTTAAT GGTTGTGATGCTTCAGTCTTGCTGGATGACACAGAAGACTTCGTTGGTGAGAAAACTGCTGCTCCAAATTTGAATTCACTTAGAGGATTTGAAGttatcaatgaaataaaatctGAACTAGAACTAGTTTGTCCACAAACAGTTTCTTGTGCTGACATACTTGCAACAGCTGCTCGAGATTCAGTTCTTCTG TCAGGAGGTCCAACTTGGGATGTTCAAATGGGAAGAAAAGATAGTATAACGGCTAGCAAGAAagttgcaaataataacattccAGGCCCAAACTCAACTGTTGATGTGCTTGTGGCTAAGTTTGAAAACGTTGGACTTACACTTCAAGACATGGTTGCTCTCTCAG GTGCGCACACAATAGGAAAAGCTCGCTGCTCAACATTTAGCTCTCGCTTACAAAGTAGCAGTATCTCAGATGGTTCATTTGTTAATGCTGATTTTGTTGCATCATTGCAACAGCTATGTTCAGGACAAGATAATAGCAACCAAATTGCGCATCTTGACCTGGTTACACCAGCTACATTCGATAACCAATACTATATTAATCTTCTCTCTGGGGAAGGATTGCTTCCATCAGATCAGACTCTTGTGAATGGGAATGATCAGACACGCCAGATAGTCGAAACCTACGTCGAGAACCCATTCATTTTCTTTGAGGACTTCAAGAATTCGATGTTAAAACTAGGAGGCTTGGGATCAGTTACTCAGAGTAACGGGCAGATTCGCAGAGATTGCGGAGCTGTTAATTAG
- the LOC101498212 gene encoding flowering time control protein FCA produces the protein MNYNNNRPSPGGFRSNPAPLHRNFDSPSRWSPGRVEPFRPPPAGDGFRPMPGDGPGEFGFNAHQPPQLSGQKRGFPFFGRAASPDRSDGGNFAKLFVGSVPRTATEEDIRPLFEEHGNVIEVALIKDRKTGQHQGCCFIKYATSEEADQAIRALHNQYTLPGGVGPIQVRYADGERERLGAVEYKLFVGSLNKQASVKEVEEVFSKYGRVDDVYLMRDDKKQSRGCGFVKYSNRDMAMAAINALNGIYTMRGCDQPLIVRFADPKRPRQGDSRGPAFGAPGFGPRLDAPGTRLPSNISDPMGDHMPPLNAWRPIHPQNTGPSFNAGFHGMGPPSVPRTGDMALPINAGGPMTGMGVSIDGRFQVQSPSTMPQQNFNQPLPQLPPVNQQIPPSQKPIQSSQEFPPSHQSYPQAPMSYPQASTFSSIRQHGQSQPLSVGPQGHGISAQFSASQPQTQQNALSATIPQNSLDTSMQSNTALTTPSRQQIPPSMQQQPLQPLQQSPSQLAQLVSQQTQTLQASFHSSQQAFSQLQHQLQMMQPSSQSLTLQQHAEATKTQSQWGGTVAQAGTGTHVAAPVSGAPSSTSATSAVQAITQNTALAKCNWTEHISPEGFKYYYNSVTGESRWEKPEELTLFEQQKQQQRQSVQQSQSHSQPSILSTQQIAQNQQVQPQSNFRGQVPHHQQIQQPSLSSSFQEYGVTGHQNVQELGYKQLQSSFLSASDPGRYSQGINTAQELMWKNKPAGV, from the exons ATGAACTACAACAATAATCGTCCAAGTCCCGGCGGTTTCCGCTCCAACCCCGCTCCTCTTCATCGCAACTTTGATAGTCCGTCGCGTTGGTCTCCAGGTAGGGTTGAACCCTTCCGTCCACCTCCTGCCGGTGATGGCTTCAGGCCGATGCCCGGTGACGGTCCTGGCGAGTTTGGATTCAACGCTCACCAGCCACCGCAGTTGTCTGGTCAGAAACGAGGGTTTCCTTTCTTTGGACGCGCTGCTTCACCGG atcGTTCTGATGGTGGGAATTTTGCCAAACTTTTTGTTGGATCTGTTCCCCGAACAGCAACTGAGGAAGAT ATTCGTCCTTTGTTTGAGGAACATGGGAATGTGATTGAGGTCGCCTTGATCAAAGATAGAAAGACTGGACAGCATCAAg GTTGTTGCTTCATAAAATATGCTACCTCAGAGGAAGCTGATCAGGCAATTAGAGCATTGCACAATCAATATACTCTTCCAGGA GGTGTTGGTCCCATCCAAGTGCGGTATGCAGATGGTGAAAGAGAACGCCTTg gTGCAGTTGAGTACAAACTATTTGTGGGCTCTCTGAACAAACAGGCTAGTGTAAAGGAAGTCGAGGAA GTTTTCTCAAAATATGGGCGGGTTGACGATGTTTATCTTATGCGCGATGACAAGAAGCAGAGTCGTG GATGTGGTTTTGTCAAATACTCTAATAGAGATATGGCAATGGCAGCTATCAATGCACTTAATGGAATCTATACAATGAGA GGTTGTGATCAACCACTGATTGTCCGGTTTGCTGATCCTAAGAGACCTCGTCAAGGAGATTCCAG GGGTCCTGCATTTGGAGCTCCAGGGTTTGGTCCTAGATTGGATGCACCGGGCACTAG ACTTCCATCAAATATTTCTGATCCTATGGGTGATCATATGCCTCCTCTTAATGCTTGGCGTCCAATCCATCCACAAAATACGGGGCCATCCTTTAATGCTGGTTTTCACGGCATGGGCCCTCCATCGGTTCCAAGAACTGGCGACATGGCATTGCCTATAAATGCA GGTGGTCCTATGACTGGCATGGGAGTCTCCATAGATGGTCGTTTTCAAGTTCAGTCTCCGTCAACAATGCCACAACAG aatTTCAACCAGCCTCTACCACAACTTCCACCAGTCAATCAACAAATACCACCATCACAGAAACCTATTCAATCATCTCAGGAGTTTCCACCTTCACACCAGTCATATCCTCAAGCTCCAATGTCCTATCCACAAGCATCAACGTTTTCATCTATCAGACAGCATGGACAGTCACAGCCTCTCTCTGTGGGTCCGCAGGGACATGGCATAAGTGCACAGTTTTCAGCTTCTCAGCCTCAAACTCAGCAGAATGCTTTGTCTGCTACAATTCCTCAGAACTCTCTTGATACCAGCATGCAATCTAATACAGCATTGACTACTCCAAGTCGACAGCAAATTCCTCCCTCTATGCAGCAGCAGCCACTTCAACCTCTTCAGCAATCCCCTTCTCAGTTAGCTCAGTTGGTGTCACAACAAACACAGACTTTACAAGCAAGCTTTCATTCATCTCAGCAGGCCTTCTCCCAGCTTCAACATCAATTGCAGATGATGCAGCCATCCAGTCAATCATTGACATTGCAGCAACATGCAGAAGCTACTAAAACGCAG TCTCAATGGGGTGGAACTGTAGCACAGGCAGGAACCGGAACTCATGTGGCTGCACCTGTTTCAGGTGCTCCTTCATCAACATCTGCTACTTCTGCCGTACAAGCAATAACCCAGAACACAGCTCTTGCAAAATGTAATTGGACTGAGCATATATCTCCCGAGGGCTTCAAATACTACTATAATAGTGTGACTGGGGAAAGTCGG TGGGAGAAACCCGAAGAATTGACATTATTTGAACAGCAAAAGCAACAGCAGAGGCAGTCTGTCCAGCAGTCCCAAAGTCATTCACAGCCGTCAATACTATCCACACAACAgattgcacaaaaccaacagGTTCAGCCTCAGAGTAATTTCCGAGGACAAGTTCCCCACCATCAACAAATACAGCAACCTTCTTTGTCTTCATCG TTCCAGGAATATGGTGTTACTGGTCATCAAAATGTTCAG GAACTTGGTTATAAACAGTTACAGTCATCATTTCTTTCTGCTAGTGATCCTGGACGTTATTCACAG GGTATTAATACTGCTCAAGAGCTGATGTGGAAAAACAAGCCTGCAG GAGTCTGA